The following proteins are co-located in the Haloplanus sp. HW8-1 genome:
- the sufB gene encoding Fe-S cluster assembly protein SufB — MSSNEDLKDTNTEARFEFKKEERSSFQAEKGLTEETIRVISEDKGEPEWMLKRRLRALEQFQEMPMPTDWPGQPDLSEVDVNEIVPYIRPDVETRESVDDWTDLPEDIKDTFDKLGIPEAEKNALSGVGAQYESEVVYQNMQERWEEKGVVFCNMDEAVQEHEDLVREHFMTKCVPPSDNKFAALHGAIWSGGSFVYVPEDTVVEMPVQAYFRMNSEGMGQFEHTLIIAEEGSEVHYIEGCSAPKYSAFNLHSGGVEVFVGEDAHVQYSTVQNWSKNTYNLNTKRALVEADGRMEWISGSMGSKATMLYPSTVLKGRGASDNHITIAFAGEGQNIDTGAKVYHNAPNTKSTIESKSISKDGGRTNYRGLVHIADGASNSSTSVECDALMFDNESTSDTMPYMEINESTVDVAHEATVGKIGDEDVFYLQSRGLDDDDAKQMIVSGFIEPITEELPIEYAVELNRLVELEMEGSLG; from the coding sequence ATGAGCTCAAACGAGGATCTTAAAGACACCAACACCGAAGCCCGCTTCGAGTTCAAGAAAGAGGAGCGCTCGTCGTTCCAGGCCGAGAAGGGGTTGACCGAGGAGACGATCCGGGTTATCTCCGAGGACAAAGGTGAGCCGGAGTGGATGTTGAAGCGACGACTCCGGGCGCTCGAACAGTTCCAGGAGATGCCGATGCCGACCGACTGGCCCGGTCAACCCGACCTCTCCGAGGTCGACGTGAACGAGATCGTCCCGTACATCCGACCGGACGTCGAGACACGCGAGAGCGTCGACGACTGGACGGATCTGCCCGAGGACATCAAGGACACCTTCGACAAACTGGGGATTCCGGAAGCCGAGAAGAACGCCCTCTCGGGTGTCGGCGCCCAGTACGAGTCCGAGGTCGTCTACCAGAACATGCAGGAGCGCTGGGAGGAGAAAGGCGTCGTCTTCTGTAACATGGACGAGGCGGTCCAGGAACACGAGGATCTGGTCCGGGAACACTTCATGACGAAGTGCGTCCCGCCGAGCGACAACAAGTTCGCGGCGCTCCACGGTGCCATCTGGTCCGGCGGGTCGTTCGTCTACGTCCCCGAGGACACGGTCGTCGAGATGCCCGTACAGGCGTACTTCCGGATGAACTCCGAGGGGATGGGGCAGTTCGAGCACACGCTCATCATCGCCGAGGAAGGCTCGGAAGTGCACTACATCGAGGGCTGTTCGGCGCCGAAGTACTCGGCGTTCAACCTCCACTCCGGGGGCGTCGAGGTGTTCGTCGGCGAGGACGCACACGTCCAGTACTCCACGGTGCAGAACTGGTCGAAGAACACGTACAACCTGAACACGAAGCGTGCGCTCGTCGAGGCCGACGGACGGATGGAGTGGATTTCGGGATCGATGGGGTCGAAGGCGACGATGCTGTACCCGTCGACGGTGCTGAAGGGTCGCGGCGCGTCGGACAACCACATCACCATCGCGTTCGCGGGCGAGGGCCAGAACATCGACACGGGCGCGAAGGTGTACCACAACGCGCCGAACACGAAATCGACGATCGAGTCCAAATCCATCAGCAAGGACGGGGGCCGCACCAACTACCGTGGCCTGGTCCACATCGCGGACGGCGCGTCCAACTCCTCGACGTCGGTCGAGTGTGACGCGCTGATGTTCGACAACGAGAGTACGTCGGACACGATGCCGTACATGGAGATCAACGAGTCGACGGTGGACGTTGCCCACGAGGCGACCGTCGGCAAGATCGGCGACGAGGACGTGTTCTACCTGCAGAGTCGAGGGTTGGACGACGACGACGCCAAGCAGATGATCGTCTCGGGGTTCATCGAGCCGATCACGGAGGAACTGCCCATCGAGTACGCGGTCGAACTCAACCGTCTCGTCGAACTCGAGATGGAGGGGAGTCTCGGATAA
- a CDS encoding ABC transporter ATP-binding protein, with amino-acid sequence MATLQITNLHAKVAEEGGESILRGVDLSVESGEIHALMGPNGSGKSTMAKVIAGHPAYEVTDGEITLLLDDADVADIDEDVPAEMREWDLLALEPNERAALGIFLGFQYPAEIEGVTMTNFLRQALNAKHEEREELFEEDDDADVDEDDEAGYDTSPMEGEADDGEIGVAEFQQLLKGKMELLDMDEKFAQRYLNAGFSGGEKKQNEVLQAAILEPSIAVLDEIDSGLDIDRLQDVSEGINALRDEQGTGVLQITHYQRILDYVEPDHVHVMIDGEIAQSGGADLAKKLEDEGYDWVREQVYEAA; translated from the coding sequence ATGGCTACATTACAGATCACCAATCTTCACGCGAAAGTCGCAGAAGAGGGCGGCGAGAGCATCCTTCGCGGCGTCGACCTGTCGGTCGAGTCGGGCGAAATCCACGCTCTGATGGGGCCGAACGGCTCGGGGAAGTCGACGATGGCGAAGGTGATCGCCGGGCACCCCGCCTACGAGGTCACCGACGGCGAGATCACGCTGCTCCTCGACGACGCCGACGTGGCCGACATCGACGAGGACGTACCCGCGGAGATGCGGGAGTGGGATCTGCTCGCCCTCGAACCCAACGAGCGCGCGGCGCTCGGTATCTTCCTCGGCTTCCAGTATCCGGCCGAGATCGAGGGCGTCACCATGACGAACTTCCTCCGGCAGGCGCTCAACGCCAAACACGAGGAGCGCGAGGAACTGTTCGAAGAGGACGACGACGCCGACGTCGACGAGGACGACGAGGCGGGCTACGACACCTCCCCGATGGAGGGCGAGGCCGACGACGGTGAGATCGGCGTCGCCGAGTTCCAGCAGCTCCTGAAAGGAAAGATGGAACTGCTGGACATGGACGAGAAGTTCGCCCAGCGATACCTCAACGCCGGCTTCTCCGGCGGCGAGAAGAAACAGAACGAGGTACTCCAGGCGGCGATCCTCGAACCCTCGATCGCGGTGCTCGACGAGATCGACTCCGGGCTGGACATCGACCGCCTGCAGGACGTCTCCGAGGGGATCAACGCCCTCCGCGACGAGCAGGGGACGGGCGTCCTTCAGATCACACACTACCAGCGTATCCTCGATTACGTCGAACCGGATCACGTGCACGTGATGATCGACGGTGAGATCGCACAGAGCGGCGGTGCGGATCTGGCGAAGAAACTCGAGGACGAGGGCTACGACTGGGTCCGCGAGCAGGTCTACGAAGCGGCGTAA